A genomic segment from Saprospiraceae bacterium encodes:
- a CDS encoding pyridoxal phosphate-dependent aminotransferase: protein MFKIAQRAQLMTESATLKMAQLARQMTAQGHDVINLSLGEPDFDTPDHIKQAAIQAIRDGYTKYTPVAGTLELRQAISKKFKKDNQLHYSPEEIIVSNGAKQCFANLCFALLEAGDEVVLFSPYWVSYYEIIKLAGATPVCVFADVDKDFKPSAQQLRDALSSRTRMFVFSSPCNPTGTVFSREDMLLYANVLRDYPEILIVSDEIYEYIQFGSQHMSIGSLPDMNQRTATINGFSKGFSMTGWRLGYMGGPSEVINACIKIQGQFTSGAASFSQKAACLALESDLKPTQDMCQAFEKRRDRLLDEIKIIPEWQVNKPQGAFYVLPNVKSCFGKKYDTGIIENSDDLAIYLLQEAKVAVVNGIAFGAPDCLRISYSLSEERIVESIKRIRIALDKLI from the coding sequence ATGTTTAAAATAGCTCAAAGGGCCCAGTTAATGACTGAGTCTGCCACTTTAAAAATGGCACAACTTGCCAGACAAATGACAGCTCAGGGCCATGATGTCATCAATCTGAGTCTGGGTGAACCTGATTTTGATACTCCTGATCATATAAAACAGGCTGCAATTCAAGCCATAAGAGATGGATATACCAAATACACACCCGTTGCAGGGACCCTGGAATTGCGTCAGGCCATCTCTAAAAAATTTAAAAAGGACAACCAACTCCATTACAGTCCGGAAGAAATAATCGTTTCAAATGGGGCCAAGCAATGTTTTGCTAACCTATGTTTTGCGCTTTTGGAAGCTGGAGATGAGGTGGTGTTGTTTTCCCCATATTGGGTATCCTATTACGAAATTATTAAATTGGCTGGAGCGACACCTGTTTGTGTGTTTGCAGACGTTGATAAAGATTTTAAACCATCCGCCCAACAACTAAGAGATGCCCTTAGCTCCCGGACACGGATGTTTGTGTTTTCAAGCCCCTGTAATCCAACTGGTACGGTGTTTAGCAGAGAAGATATGCTACTTTATGCGAATGTTTTAAGGGATTATCCGGAGATCCTCATCGTTTCAGATGAGATTTATGAATACATTCAATTTGGATCCCAACATATGAGCATTGGTTCTCTTCCAGATATGAATCAGCGTACAGCAACAATCAATGGTTTCTCGAAAGGCTTTTCAATGACAGGATGGAGACTTGGCTATATGGGTGGTCCATCCGAAGTTATAAATGCTTGTATAAAAATTCAAGGACAATTTACTTCTGGAGCAGCATCTTTTAGTCAAAAAGCAGCTTGCCTTGCCTTAGAATCTGATCTTAAGCCAACCCAAGATATGTGTCAAGCATTTGAAAAAAGACGAGACCGCTTATTAGATGAAATAAAGATAATCCCGGAATGGCAAGTCAATAAACCACAAGGCGCATTTTATGTGTTACCGAATGTGAAATCTTGTTTTGGCAAGAAGTACGATACGGGAATCATCGAAAACTCAGATGATTTGGCAATTTATCTCTTACAAGAAGCCAAAGTAGCTGTTGTAAATGGAATTGCATTTGGCGCACCAGATTGTCTCAGGATTTCATATTCACTTTCTGAAGAGCGCATCGTCGAATCTATTAAAAGAATCCGAATTGCTTTGGATAAACTCATCTAA